Proteins co-encoded in one Medicago truncatula cultivar Jemalong A17 chromosome 8, MtrunA17r5.0-ANR, whole genome shotgun sequence genomic window:
- the LOC11423699 gene encoding pentatricopeptide repeat-containing protein At2g22410, mitochondrial: MATKHVILPRFLSNERIKSLLSSCKTMQQAHQIYAHIIVTGRHNNLHLSTTLFTFYASSSSSQSLHHSHTLFTQITNPDIFLWNAIIKAYSQIHSPPQHPFSLFKTMLNSSVLPDSFTFPFLLKACANVLISAPQFGFQVHCHVLRNGFGSDVFVNNALLNFYCGFGDVVNAYKVFDESFVRDCVSFNTMINGFARKGDVSGCFRVFGEMRGVCVRPDEYTFVALLSGCSVLEDYRIGRQVHGLVYRELGCFGGNVLLVNKLVDMYAKCGRLVMAETVLSVVKPGKSVVAAWTSLVSAYALRGEVKVARRLFDQMGERDVVSWTAMISGYSHAGCFQEALELFVKLEGLGMKPDEVAVVAALSACARLGALELGRRIHRQYAGENWTCSINRGFTSAVVDMYAKCGSIDIALDVFRKTSDDKKTTFLYNSIISGLAHHGRGEYAKNLFEEMGLLGLKPDNITFVAVLSACGHCGLVDFGKKLFESMFTVYGVSPEMEHYGCMVDLLGRAGHLDEAHRLILKMPFKANAVIWRALLSACKVHGDVALARVASYELVELQHDHGAGYVMLSNMLSDTDQHDEAASLRKAIDNVGIQKPPGWSYVEMNRSLHKFLAGDKSHPEAKTTELMLRDINI, from the coding sequence ATGGcaacaaaacatgtaatatTACCACGATTTCTAAGCAACGAACGCATAAAATCACTGTTATCATCTTGCAAAACCATGCAACAAGCTCATCAAATCTACGCTCACATCATCGTAACCGGTCGCCACAACAATCTCCATCTCTCTACAACCCTCTTCACCTTCTAcgcttcttcatcttcctcacAATCCTTACACCATTCTCACACTCTCTTCACCCAAATCACCAACCCAGATATCTTCCTATGGAATGCCATTATCAAAGCATACTCACAAATCCATTCTCCACCTCAACATCCTTTTTCCCTCTTCAAAACGATGCTAAATTCTTCAGTTTTGCCTGATTCATTcacttttccttttttattaaaagcaTGTGCTAATGTGCTGATTAGTGCTCCCCAGTTTGGTTTTCAGGTTCATTGTCATGTTTTGAGAAATGGGTTTGGTTCTGATGTTTTTGTTAATAATGctcttttgaatttttattgtgGTTTTGGGGATGTTGTTAATGCGTATAAGGTGTTTGACGAAAGTTTTGTTAGAGATTGTGTTTCGTTTAATACAATGATTAATGGGTTTGCGCGGAAGGGTGATGTAAGTGGTTGTTTTCGGGTTTTTGGAGAGATGAGGGGGGTTTGTGTTCGGCCGGATGAGTATACTTTTGTTGCTTTGCTGTCAGGTTGTTCGGTTTTGGAGGATTATAGGATTGGGAGGCAAGTGCATGGGTTGGTTTATAGGGAATTGGGTTGTTTTGGGGGTAATGTTTTATTGGTGAATAAGCTTGTTGATATGTATGCGAAATGTGGGAGGTTGGTTATGGCTGAGACGGTTTTGAGTGTAGTGAAACCTGGGAAGAGTGTGGTTGCGGCTTGGACTTCTTTGGTGAGTGCGTATGCCCTGCGAGGAGAAGTTAAGGTTGCTAGAAGGTTGTTTGACCAAATGGGTGAAAGAGATGTCGTTTCTTGGACTGCCATGATTAGTGGTTACTCTCATGCTGGATGTTTTCAAGAAGCATTGGAATTGTTTGTGAAATTGGAAGGTTTGGGGATGAAACCGGATGAGGTTGCTGTGGTTGCTGCTCTTTCAGCGTGCGCACGGCTAGGCGCCCTTGAGTTGGGTAGAAGGATTCACCGTCAATATGCTGGTGAGAATTGGACTTGTAGTATAAATAGAGGGTTCACTTCTGCTGTTGTTGATATGTATGCCAAATGCGGAAGCATTGACATAGCTTTGGATGTGTTCCGTAAAACAAGTGATGATAAGAAAACAACTTTTTTGTATAATTCCATTATCTCTGGTCTTGCTCATCATGGCCGTGGTGAATATgctaaaaatttatttgaagaaaTGGGGTTATTAGGATTGAAACCGGACAATATCACATTTGTAGCAGTTTTAAGTGCTTGTGGACATTGTGGTTTGGTTGATTTTGGCAAGAAACTGTTTGAATCCATGTTTACTGTCTATGGTGTTAGCCCTGAAATGGAACATTATGGTTGTATGGTTGACCTTCTTGGAAGGGCCGGTCATCTAGACGAAGCGCATCGTTTAATTCTTAAGATGCCATTTAAGGCCAATGCTGTCATTTGGAGAGCACTGTTAAGTGCATGTAAAGTACATGGAGATGTTGCGTTGGCTAGAGTTGCCAGCTATGAGCTTGTTGAGTTGCAGCATGACCATGGTGCCGGTTATGTGATGCTATCTAACATGCTATCAGACACGGATCAGCATGATGAAGCTGCAAGTTTGAGAAAAGCTATAGACAATGTTGGCATACAGAAGCCACCCGGTTGGAGCTATGTGGAAATGAATCGAAGTCTTCACAAGTTTTTGGCAGGTGATAAGTCTCACCCAGAAGCTAAAACCACAGAGCTGATGCTTAGGGACATTAACATATGA
- the LOC11444270 gene encoding rhamnogalacturonate lyase isoform X1, producing the protein MMKMKVLSKKNKHVILYWWFGMIVQFCFLLCVCAEKTSLRGGINSLKSKSIVKLNTQDKHKLVVDNGIVSVSMARPEGYILGISYNGIDNVLDSENQELDRGYFDVVWNEPGEQNLSKSTFQRIHGTNFSVIAADENMVEVSFSRLWTHSMSGKNVPINIDIRYIFRSGDSGFYSYAIFNRPKGMPGIEVDQIRFVFKLDKDRFKYMAISDTRQRNMPAMKDRNTGQVLAYPEAVLLTNPINPQFRGEVDDKYQYSCENKDNTVHGWIGFDSDPPVGFWMITPSNEFRNGGPIKQDLTSHVGPIALSMFVSTHYAGKEVTMAFQEGETYKKVFGPVFVYLNTASSENDNATLWSDAVQQLSKEVQSWPYDFPQSQDYFPPNQRGAVFGRLLVQDCSRYFEGGRYQYANNAYVGLALPGDAGSWQRESKGYQFWTQTDAKGYFKITNVVPGHYNLFGWVSGFIGDYKYNSTITITPGGVIKLNSLVYNPPRNGPTIWEIGIPDRLTSEFHVPEPYPTLMNKLYTEGRDNFRQYGLWERYTEMYPTDDLIYTLGVNKNKDWFYAHVTRNTENNTYEPTTWQIIFEHQHDLKSGNYTLQLALASAADAYLQVRFNDRSVYPPHFATGHIGRIRGDNCIQRHGIHGLYRLFSIDVPSNLLLKGKNIIYLTQTNADTPFQGVMYDYIRLEQPPAT; encoded by the exons atgatgaagatgaaagtGTTGAGTAAGAAGAACAAACATGTTATCTTATATTGGTGGTTTGGAATGATTGTGCAATTCTGTTTCTTGTTATGTGTTTGTGCTGAGAAGACATCATTGAg AGGAGGAATCAATAgcctaaaatcaaaatcaatagtCAAGCTGAATACACAAGACAAACACAAG tTGGTTGTTGATAATGGCATTGTTTCTGTGTCTATGGCAAGACCAGAGGGATACATCCTTGGAATATCGTATAATGGAATTGACAATGTTCTTGATTCTGAAAACCAAGAACTAGATAGAGG gtACTTCGACGTTGTTTGGAATGAACCTGGAGAGCAAAATCTTAGTAAAAGTACTTTCCAGAG AATCCATGGGACAAATTTTTCAGTTATTGCAGCTGATGAGAATATGGTGGAGGTTTCATTTTCAAGATTATGGACACATTCCATGAGTGGCAAAAATGTCCCCATAAACATAGATATAAG GTACATTTTCAGAAGTGGTGATTCTGGATTTTATTCATATGCGATATTCAATCGACCGAAAGGAATGCCAGGAATTGAGGTTGATCAAATTAGATTTGTTTTCAAACTCGATAAAGACAG GTTCAAGTACATGGCAATATCTGATACAAGACAAAGAAACATGCCAGCAATGAAAGATAGAAACACAGGTCAAGTACTAGCTTATCCTGAAGCAGTTCTATTAACCAACCCAATTAACCCACAATTTAGAGGAGAG GTGGATGATAAATATCAATACTCTTGTGAGAACAAAGATAACACAGTTCATGGATGGATTGGTTTTGATTCTGATCCACCAGTGGGTTTCTGGATGATAACACCGAGTAATGAGTTTCGCAATGGTGGACCCATTAAGCAAGATCTTACTTCTCATGTTGGACCAATCGCTCTTTCG atGTTTGTGAGCACACACTATGCTGGAAAGGAAGTAACCATGGCATTTCAAGAAGGAGAGACCTATAAAAAGGTTTTTGGACCTGTATTTGTCTACCTTAACACTGCTTCAAGTGAGAATGATAATGCAACTCTCTGGTCAGATGCAGTACAACAG TTATCCAAGGAAGTCCAAAGTTGGCCTTATGATTTTCCTCAATCACAAGATTACTTTCCACCTAATCAAAGGGGAGCAGTATTTGGAAGATTACTAGTCCAAGATTG TTCCAGGTACTTCGAAGGAGGAAGATATCAATATGCTAATAATGCTTATGTGGGTCTAGCTTTGCCTGGAGATGCTGGATCATGGCAGAGAGAAAGCAAG GGCTATCAATTTTGGACTCAAACTGATGCCAAGGGATACTTTAAAATAACTAATGTTGTGCCAGGTCACTATAATCTGTTTGGTTGGGTCTCTGGATTCATTGGTGATTACAAATATAATAGTACAATCACAATCACCCCAG GAGGAGTCATCAAATTAAATTCACTTGTATATAATCCTCCTAGAAATGGACCAACCATTTGGGAAATTGGTATTCCAGATCGTTTGACTTCAGAATTCCATGTACCAGAACCTTACCCTACTCTCATGAACAAATTATACACTGAAGGAAGAGACAA TTTTAGGCAATATGGGTTGTGGGAACGTTACACTGAAATGTATCCAACTGATGATCTTATTTACACTCTGGGTGTTAACAAGAATAAAGATTGGTTTTATGCTCATGTTACAAG AAACACAGAAAATAATACATATGAACCAACAACATGGcaaattatatttgaacatcaaCATGACTTAAAGAGTGGAAACTACACACTACAACTTGCCTTGGCCAGTGCTGCTGATGCTTACCTACAG GTTCGGTTCAATGATCGAAGTGTATATCCACCCCACTTCGCGACAGGGCATATAGGAAGAATCCGAGGAGACAATTGCATACAAAGACATGGAATTCATGGATTGTATAGGTTGTTCAGTATTGATGTGCCAAGTAATCTTCTTTTGAAAGGAAAGAACATCATATATCTAACGCAGACCAACGCCGATACTCCTTTCCAAGGAGTTATGTATGATTACATCCGTTTAGAACAACCACCAGCAACTTGA
- the LOC11412406 gene encoding uncharacterized protein isoform X2, whose amino-acid sequence MKMKMLSKKNNNVIFFWWLGMIMKFCFLLCACSENTSLSGGSKKINSFGSTSIVKLNTEDNQQLVIDNGIVSVTLSRPEGHVIAISYNGIDNILESENDEDDRGYFDVVWNEVGKPSTFQRIEGTNFSVIAADENMVEVSFLRSWTSSMSGKDVPINIDKRYIFRSGDSGFYSYAIFDRPEGMPAVEVDQIRYVFKLNQHRFKYMALSNTRQRSMPTMRDRDTGQVLAYKEAVLLTKPINPQFRGEVDDKYQYSCENTDNTVHGWINFDSDEPVGFWMITPSNEFRNGGPIKQDLTSHVGPITLSMFVSTHYAGKEVTMAFEEGETYKKVFGPVFVYLNTDSSKNDNTTLWSDAVQQLSKEVKSWPYDFPKSQDYFPPNQRGAVFGRLLVQDWYLQGGKFQGTNAYVGLALPGDAGSWQRESKGYQFWTRSDAKGYFKINNIVPGDYNLYGWVPGFIGDYKYNGTITITPGGVINLNYLVYNPPRNGPTIWEIGIPNRLASEFHVPDPYPTLMNKLYTAQRRDKFRQYGLWERYTDMYPNDDLIYTVGVNKYRDWFYAHVTRSKGNKTYEPTTWQIIFEHEQDIISGNYTLQLALASAADADLQVRFNDPSIYPPHFATGLIGGDNAIARHGIHGLHWLFSIDVPSDLLVKGKNIVYLRQSKALSPFQGVMYDYIRLERPSSKT is encoded by the exons atgaagatgaagatgttgaGTAAGAAGAACAATAATGTTATCTTCTTTTGGTGGTTAGGAATGATTATGAAGTTTTGTTTCTTGCTCTGTGCTTGTTCTGAGAATACATCATTAAG TGGAGGATCAAAGAAGATCAATAGCTTTGGATCAACATCTATAGTTAAGCTGAATACAGAAGACAATCAACAG TTGGTTATTGACAATGGCATTGTTTCTGTGACTTTGTCAAGACCCGAGGGGCACGTCATTGCAATATCGTATAATGGAATTGACAACATTCTTGAATCTGAAAACGATGAAGATGATAGAGG GTACTTCGACGTTGTTTGGAATGAAGTAGGAAAGCCTAGCACCTTCCAAAG AATCGAAGGAACAAACTTTTCGGTTATAGCAGCTGATGAGAATATGGTGGAGGTTTCATTTTTAAGATCATGGACATCTTCAATGAGTGGCAAAGATGTCCCTATAAACATAGACAAAAG ATACATTTTCAGAAGTGGTGATTCAGGATTTTATTCATATGCAATATTTGATCGCCCTGAAGGAATGCCAGCAGTTGAGGTTGATCAAATTAGATATGTTTTCAAACTCAATCAACATAG GTTCAAGTACATGGCATTATCTAATACAAGGCAAAGAAGCATGCCAACAATGAGAGATAGAGACACAGGTCAAGTACTTGCTTACAAAGAAGCAGTTCTATTAACAAAACCAATTAATCCACAATTTAGAGGAGAG GTGGATGATAAATATCAGTACTCATGTGAGAACACAGATAACACTGTTCATGGTTGGATTAATTTTGATTCTGATGAACCTGTTGGTTTTTGGATGATAACACCTAGTAATGAATTTCGTAATGGTGGACCAATTAAGCAAGATCTTACTTCTCATGTTGGACCCATCACTCTCTCG ATGTTTGTGAGCACACACTATGCTGGAAAGGAAGTAACCATGGCATTTGAAGAAGGTGAAACTTATAAAAAGGTTTTTGGTCCTGTGTTTGTTTACCTTAACACTGATTCAAGCAAGAATGATAATACAACTCTCTGGTCAGATGCTGTACAACAG TTATCCAAGGAAGTCAAAAGCTGGCCTTATGATTTTCCTAAATCACAAGATTATTTTCCACCTAATCAACGAGGAGCAGTATTTGGAAGATTACTAGTCCAAGATTG GTACTTGCAAGGAGGGAAATTTCAGGGTACTAATGCTTATGTGGGTCTAGCTTTGCCTGGAGATGCAGGATCATGGCAAAGAGAAAGCAAG GGATATCAATTTTGGACTCGATCTGACGCCAAGGGatactttaaaataaacaatattgtTCCAGGTGACTATAATTTGTACGGTTGGGTCCCTGGATTCATTGGTGATTACAAGTATAATGGTACAATCACCATTACACcag GAGGAGTCATAAACTTAAATTATCTTGTATATAATCCTCCAAGAAATGGACCAACCATTTGGGAAATCGGTATTCCAAATCGCTTGGCTTCGGAATTTCATGTACCAGATCCTTACCCTACTCTCATGAACAAATTATACACCGCACAACGAAGAGACAA GTTTAGGCAATATGGGTTGTGGGAACGTTACACTGATATGTATCCAAATGATGATCTTATTTACACTGTCGGTGTTAACAAGTATAGAGATTGGTTTTATGCTCATGTTACAAG AAGCAAAGGTAATAAAACATATGAACCAACAACATGGcaaattatatttgaacatGAACAAGACATAATCAGTGGAAACTACACACTGCAACTGGCCTTGGCTAGTGCTGCCGATGCTGACCTACAG GTACGGTTCAATGATCCTAGCATATATCCACCGCACTTTGCGACAGGGCTCATAGGAGGAGACAATGCCATAGCAAGACATGGAATTCATGGATTGCATTGGTTGTTCAGCATTGACGTGCCTAGTGATCTTCTTGTGAAAGGAAAGAACATCGTCTATCTGAGACAATCAAAAGCTCTTAGTCCGTTTCAAGGAGTTATGTATGATTATATCCGTTTAGAACGACCATCGTCTAAAACTTGA
- the LOC11444270 gene encoding rhamnogalacturonate lyase isoform X2 gives MMKMKVLSKKNKHVILYWWFGMIVQFCFLLCVCAEKTSLRGGINSLKSKSIVKLNTQDKHKLVVDNGIVSVSMARPEGYILGISYNGIDNVLDSENQELDRGYFDVVWNEPGEQNLSKSTFQRIHGTNFSVIAADENMVEVSFSRLWTHSMSGKNVPINIDIRYIFRSGDSGFYSYAIFNRPKGMPGIEVDQIRFVFKLDKDRFKYMAISDTRQRNMPAMKDRNTGQVLAYPEAVLLTNPINPQFRGEVDDKYQYSCENKDNTVHGWIGFDSDPPVGFWMITPSNEFRNGGPIKQDLTSHVGPIALSMFVSTHYAGKEVTMAFQEGETYKKVFGPVFVYLNTASSENDNATLWSDAVQQLSKEVQSWPYDFPQSQDYFPPNQRGAVFGRLLVQDWYFEGGRYQYANNAYVGLALPGDAGSWQRESKGYQFWTQTDAKGYFKITNVVPGHYNLFGWVSGFIGDYKYNSTITITPGGVIKLNSLVYNPPRNGPTIWEIGIPDRLTSEFHVPEPYPTLMNKLYTEGRDNFRQYGLWERYTEMYPTDDLIYTLGVNKNKDWFYAHVTRNTENNTYEPTTWQIIFEHQHDLKSGNYTLQLALASAADAYLQVRFNDRSVYPPHFATGHIGRIRGDNCIQRHGIHGLYRLFSIDVPSNLLLKGKNIIYLTQTNADTPFQGVMYDYIRLEQPPAT, from the exons atgatgaagatgaaagtGTTGAGTAAGAAGAACAAACATGTTATCTTATATTGGTGGTTTGGAATGATTGTGCAATTCTGTTTCTTGTTATGTGTTTGTGCTGAGAAGACATCATTGAg AGGAGGAATCAATAgcctaaaatcaaaatcaatagtCAAGCTGAATACACAAGACAAACACAAG tTGGTTGTTGATAATGGCATTGTTTCTGTGTCTATGGCAAGACCAGAGGGATACATCCTTGGAATATCGTATAATGGAATTGACAATGTTCTTGATTCTGAAAACCAAGAACTAGATAGAGG gtACTTCGACGTTGTTTGGAATGAACCTGGAGAGCAAAATCTTAGTAAAAGTACTTTCCAGAG AATCCATGGGACAAATTTTTCAGTTATTGCAGCTGATGAGAATATGGTGGAGGTTTCATTTTCAAGATTATGGACACATTCCATGAGTGGCAAAAATGTCCCCATAAACATAGATATAAG GTACATTTTCAGAAGTGGTGATTCTGGATTTTATTCATATGCGATATTCAATCGACCGAAAGGAATGCCAGGAATTGAGGTTGATCAAATTAGATTTGTTTTCAAACTCGATAAAGACAG GTTCAAGTACATGGCAATATCTGATACAAGACAAAGAAACATGCCAGCAATGAAAGATAGAAACACAGGTCAAGTACTAGCTTATCCTGAAGCAGTTCTATTAACCAACCCAATTAACCCACAATTTAGAGGAGAG GTGGATGATAAATATCAATACTCTTGTGAGAACAAAGATAACACAGTTCATGGATGGATTGGTTTTGATTCTGATCCACCAGTGGGTTTCTGGATGATAACACCGAGTAATGAGTTTCGCAATGGTGGACCCATTAAGCAAGATCTTACTTCTCATGTTGGACCAATCGCTCTTTCG atGTTTGTGAGCACACACTATGCTGGAAAGGAAGTAACCATGGCATTTCAAGAAGGAGAGACCTATAAAAAGGTTTTTGGACCTGTATTTGTCTACCTTAACACTGCTTCAAGTGAGAATGATAATGCAACTCTCTGGTCAGATGCAGTACAACAG TTATCCAAGGAAGTCCAAAGTTGGCCTTATGATTTTCCTCAATCACAAGATTACTTTCCACCTAATCAAAGGGGAGCAGTATTTGGAAGATTACTAGTCCAAGATTG GTACTTCGAAGGAGGAAGATATCAATATGCTAATAATGCTTATGTGGGTCTAGCTTTGCCTGGAGATGCTGGATCATGGCAGAGAGAAAGCAAG GGCTATCAATTTTGGACTCAAACTGATGCCAAGGGATACTTTAAAATAACTAATGTTGTGCCAGGTCACTATAATCTGTTTGGTTGGGTCTCTGGATTCATTGGTGATTACAAATATAATAGTACAATCACAATCACCCCAG GAGGAGTCATCAAATTAAATTCACTTGTATATAATCCTCCTAGAAATGGACCAACCATTTGGGAAATTGGTATTCCAGATCGTTTGACTTCAGAATTCCATGTACCAGAACCTTACCCTACTCTCATGAACAAATTATACACTGAAGGAAGAGACAA TTTTAGGCAATATGGGTTGTGGGAACGTTACACTGAAATGTATCCAACTGATGATCTTATTTACACTCTGGGTGTTAACAAGAATAAAGATTGGTTTTATGCTCATGTTACAAG AAACACAGAAAATAATACATATGAACCAACAACATGGcaaattatatttgaacatcaaCATGACTTAAAGAGTGGAAACTACACACTACAACTTGCCTTGGCCAGTGCTGCTGATGCTTACCTACAG GTTCGGTTCAATGATCGAAGTGTATATCCACCCCACTTCGCGACAGGGCATATAGGAAGAATCCGAGGAGACAATTGCATACAAAGACATGGAATTCATGGATTGTATAGGTTGTTCAGTATTGATGTGCCAAGTAATCTTCTTTTGAAAGGAAAGAACATCATATATCTAACGCAGACCAACGCCGATACTCCTTTCCAAGGAGTTATGTATGATTACATCCGTTTAGAACAACCACCAGCAACTTGA
- the LOC11412406 gene encoding uncharacterized protein isoform X1 yields the protein MKMKMLSKKNNNVIFFWWLGMIMKFCFLLCACSENTSLSGGSKKINSFGSTSIVKLNTEDNQQLVIDNGIVSVTLSRPEGHVIAISYNGIDNILESENDEDDRGYFDVVWNEVGKPSTFQRYNSFPSKIRIEGTNFSVIAADENMVEVSFLRSWTSSMSGKDVPINIDKRYIFRSGDSGFYSYAIFDRPEGMPAVEVDQIRYVFKLNQHRFKYMALSNTRQRSMPTMRDRDTGQVLAYKEAVLLTKPINPQFRGEVDDKYQYSCENTDNTVHGWINFDSDEPVGFWMITPSNEFRNGGPIKQDLTSHVGPITLSMFVSTHYAGKEVTMAFEEGETYKKVFGPVFVYLNTDSSKNDNTTLWSDAVQQLSKEVKSWPYDFPKSQDYFPPNQRGAVFGRLLVQDWYLQGGKFQGTNAYVGLALPGDAGSWQRESKGYQFWTRSDAKGYFKINNIVPGDYNLYGWVPGFIGDYKYNGTITITPGGVINLNYLVYNPPRNGPTIWEIGIPNRLASEFHVPDPYPTLMNKLYTAQRRDKFRQYGLWERYTDMYPNDDLIYTVGVNKYRDWFYAHVTRSKGNKTYEPTTWQIIFEHEQDIISGNYTLQLALASAADADLQVRFNDPSIYPPHFATGLIGGDNAIARHGIHGLHWLFSIDVPSDLLVKGKNIVYLRQSKALSPFQGVMYDYIRLERPSSKT from the exons atgaagatgaagatgttgaGTAAGAAGAACAATAATGTTATCTTCTTTTGGTGGTTAGGAATGATTATGAAGTTTTGTTTCTTGCTCTGTGCTTGTTCTGAGAATACATCATTAAG TGGAGGATCAAAGAAGATCAATAGCTTTGGATCAACATCTATAGTTAAGCTGAATACAGAAGACAATCAACAG TTGGTTATTGACAATGGCATTGTTTCTGTGACTTTGTCAAGACCCGAGGGGCACGTCATTGCAATATCGTATAATGGAATTGACAACATTCTTGAATCTGAAAACGATGAAGATGATAGAGG GTACTTCGACGTTGTTTGGAATGAAGTAGGAAAGCCTAGCACCTTCCAAAGGTATAactcttttccttcaaaaataag AATCGAAGGAACAAACTTTTCGGTTATAGCAGCTGATGAGAATATGGTGGAGGTTTCATTTTTAAGATCATGGACATCTTCAATGAGTGGCAAAGATGTCCCTATAAACATAGACAAAAG ATACATTTTCAGAAGTGGTGATTCAGGATTTTATTCATATGCAATATTTGATCGCCCTGAAGGAATGCCAGCAGTTGAGGTTGATCAAATTAGATATGTTTTCAAACTCAATCAACATAG GTTCAAGTACATGGCATTATCTAATACAAGGCAAAGAAGCATGCCAACAATGAGAGATAGAGACACAGGTCAAGTACTTGCTTACAAAGAAGCAGTTCTATTAACAAAACCAATTAATCCACAATTTAGAGGAGAG GTGGATGATAAATATCAGTACTCATGTGAGAACACAGATAACACTGTTCATGGTTGGATTAATTTTGATTCTGATGAACCTGTTGGTTTTTGGATGATAACACCTAGTAATGAATTTCGTAATGGTGGACCAATTAAGCAAGATCTTACTTCTCATGTTGGACCCATCACTCTCTCG ATGTTTGTGAGCACACACTATGCTGGAAAGGAAGTAACCATGGCATTTGAAGAAGGTGAAACTTATAAAAAGGTTTTTGGTCCTGTGTTTGTTTACCTTAACACTGATTCAAGCAAGAATGATAATACAACTCTCTGGTCAGATGCTGTACAACAG TTATCCAAGGAAGTCAAAAGCTGGCCTTATGATTTTCCTAAATCACAAGATTATTTTCCACCTAATCAACGAGGAGCAGTATTTGGAAGATTACTAGTCCAAGATTG GTACTTGCAAGGAGGGAAATTTCAGGGTACTAATGCTTATGTGGGTCTAGCTTTGCCTGGAGATGCAGGATCATGGCAAAGAGAAAGCAAG GGATATCAATTTTGGACTCGATCTGACGCCAAGGGatactttaaaataaacaatattgtTCCAGGTGACTATAATTTGTACGGTTGGGTCCCTGGATTCATTGGTGATTACAAGTATAATGGTACAATCACCATTACACcag GAGGAGTCATAAACTTAAATTATCTTGTATATAATCCTCCAAGAAATGGACCAACCATTTGGGAAATCGGTATTCCAAATCGCTTGGCTTCGGAATTTCATGTACCAGATCCTTACCCTACTCTCATGAACAAATTATACACCGCACAACGAAGAGACAA GTTTAGGCAATATGGGTTGTGGGAACGTTACACTGATATGTATCCAAATGATGATCTTATTTACACTGTCGGTGTTAACAAGTATAGAGATTGGTTTTATGCTCATGTTACAAG AAGCAAAGGTAATAAAACATATGAACCAACAACATGGcaaattatatttgaacatGAACAAGACATAATCAGTGGAAACTACACACTGCAACTGGCCTTGGCTAGTGCTGCCGATGCTGACCTACAG GTACGGTTCAATGATCCTAGCATATATCCACCGCACTTTGCGACAGGGCTCATAGGAGGAGACAATGCCATAGCAAGACATGGAATTCATGGATTGCATTGGTTGTTCAGCATTGACGTGCCTAGTGATCTTCTTGTGAAAGGAAAGAACATCGTCTATCTGAGACAATCAAAAGCTCTTAGTCCGTTTCAAGGAGTTATGTATGATTATATCCGTTTAGAACGACCATCGTCTAAAACTTGA